The genomic stretch ccaaactgatggatccgtccaacgctgacattctcgagctgaaagagaagatgggagaactgatcagtgtcatgcaagagttcgccttaGAGCAGAAAGTACTTGCCGAAAAGGTgaggaggattgaagactggctgaagatggggagcatgcaaggaaacgcttcgtcatctggaccgaagaaattctttggtaatgaccagcacaagAAAAATGAGGGTAATATCAGTGCGGTCtacgctcagagaggacccagtagggatcgttacttccagcacaccgctgcggtaactattccagctgacaatcagcctgcacaacagcaacagcagcgtcagccatttcagcGGAGGTCTCCGAGggtaggatatccagtcaggaggaggatgagtgatcggcattttgacaggccgcctgtgacatactctgtcctattgaaaaagttgaaagatatggggctggtacagttgaggactttggcgcctatgggacctgatcaaaggccagccaattttgatgaaaatgtca from Lathyrus oleraceus cultivar Zhongwan6 chromosome 7, CAAS_Psat_ZW6_1.0, whole genome shotgun sequence encodes the following:
- the LOC127107532 gene encoding uncharacterized protein LOC127107532; this translates as MDPSNADILELKEKMGELISVMQEFALEQKVLAEKVRRIEDWLKMGSMQGNASSSGPKKFFGNDQHKKNEGNISAVYAQRGPSRDRYFQHTAAVTIPADNQPAQQQQQRQPFQRRSPRVGYPVRRRMSDRHFDRPPVTYSVLLKKLKDMGLVQLRTLAPMGPDQRPANFDENVKCEFHSGAPGHSVEDCKAFKHVVQDLVDSKAINFAPSPNVNANPMPAHGQAMGNAITEDSDYTRAVGKETNSDWGIDQWIKSCVPGSWKA